A single genomic interval of Equus quagga isolate Etosha38 chromosome 19, UCLA_HA_Equagga_1.0, whole genome shotgun sequence harbors:
- the LOC124230236 gene encoding uncharacterized protein LOC124230236 isoform X1 yields MCQEVFQILYMDLRGFYQVTSQKPFESIPVLELLPWKPDDSSRQSGTTAWPPRNAQQGLAGGRFSIVHRHIFGNCHPRTTAVSVQESLHSETIAKPRGTQPVALDRRSGTEAYSMEEREDSRTRQTWAQILPPLLLSGKGKSGCRDRHTQGEDHVKTQGERLVKMAGCSEASASQGMLGLPEARRETQNGSFLAVSEGARLCQHVHFGLLVSKTETIDFCHSKPLSF; encoded by the exons ATGTGTCAGGAAGTGTTCCAAATACTTTACATGGATTTACGTGGCTTCTATCAGGTAACCTCGCAAAAACCCTTTGAA TCCATCCCAGTATTGGAATTGCTCCCCTGGAAGCCAGATGACAGCAGCCGGCAATCAGGGACCACTGCATGGCCCCCGAGGAATGCTCAGCAGGGACTGGCTGGGGGCAGGTTTTCCATCGTCCATCGTCACATCTTCGGAAACTGCCACCCCCGAACGACGGCAGTTTCGGTTCAGGAGTCACTTCATTCTGAAACAATTGCCAAGCCCAGGGGTACCCAGCCTGTGGCTTTGGATAGGA GGTCAGGCACTGAGGCATACAgcatggaagagagagaggattcCAGAACCAGACAGACATGGGCTCAAATTCTGCCTCCATTACTTCTGAGTGg AAAGGGCAAATCTGGatgcagagacagacacacacagggggaagaccacgtgaagacacagggagagcgCCTTGTGAAGATGGCGGGTTGCAGTGAagcatctgcaagccaaggaatgctcgGGCTCCCAGAAGCTAGGAGGGAGACCCAGAATGGTTCCTTCCTGGcagtttcagagggagcacggctcTGCCAACATGTTCATTTTGGACTGCTGGTCTCCAAAACTGAGACAATAGATTTCTGTCATTCTAAGCCACTCAGTTTTTGA
- the LOC124230236 gene encoding uncharacterized protein LOC124230236 isoform X2 yields the protein MCQEVFQILYMDLRGFYQSIPVLELLPWKPDDSSRQSGTTAWPPRNAQQGLAGGRFSIVHRHIFGNCHPRTTAVSVQESLHSETIAKPRGTQPVALDRRSGTEAYSMEEREDSRTRQTWAQILPPLLLSGKGKSGCRDRHTQGEDHVKTQGERLVKMAGCSEASASQGMLGLPEARRETQNGSFLAVSEGARLCQHVHFGLLVSKTETIDFCHSKPLSF from the exons ATGTGTCAGGAAGTGTTCCAAATACTTTACATGGATTTACGTGGCTTCTATCAG TCCATCCCAGTATTGGAATTGCTCCCCTGGAAGCCAGATGACAGCAGCCGGCAATCAGGGACCACTGCATGGCCCCCGAGGAATGCTCAGCAGGGACTGGCTGGGGGCAGGTTTTCCATCGTCCATCGTCACATCTTCGGAAACTGCCACCCCCGAACGACGGCAGTTTCGGTTCAGGAGTCACTTCATTCTGAAACAATTGCCAAGCCCAGGGGTACCCAGCCTGTGGCTTTGGATAGGA GGTCAGGCACTGAGGCATACAgcatggaagagagagaggattcCAGAACCAGACAGACATGGGCTCAAATTCTGCCTCCATTACTTCTGAGTGg AAAGGGCAAATCTGGatgcagagacagacacacacagggggaagaccacgtgaagacacagggagagcgCCTTGTGAAGATGGCGGGTTGCAGTGAagcatctgcaagccaaggaatgctcgGGCTCCCAGAAGCTAGGAGGGAGACCCAGAATGGTTCCTTCCTGGcagtttcagagggagcacggctcTGCCAACATGTTCATTTTGGACTGCTGGTCTCCAAAACTGAGACAATAGATTTCTGTCATTCTAAGCCACTCAGTTTTTGA